DNA from Malus sylvestris chromosome 11, drMalSylv7.2, whole genome shotgun sequence:
GTCAAATTGTACAGACAACTTCACAGAATTGAGAgaggtagagagagaggggagaaaATAATGAAACGTACTCGACGGTGGTTTCGTGGCGGTGGCCGACGGTGGCTCCTCCATGGCCGACGAGCACAAGTCATATACCTGTACGGACTGGCACAAGCTTTCCGTGGGGATTACAGGTGGGTCCCATCCTAAGGCCTTCATGTTTCAGCGCGCCGCATAGCATTAGCATAGGGGGCTGTAATGATCGCTCTGTCTCTGACCCTCTGTGCCAACCCACAAAATCAAccgatcaattttttttaaatttttttttaaagatattgCTGACGTTTCATTTTCCATGGTGACCAACTCCCTTTGCCATTTCTATGAATGACTGTATACTTGTGCCTTGTCATTCAGGATTCCAATCTtgtgatatttttttatatttgtgaGTGcgatgtcttaggttcgaatctcgtagatgacaaattcgatatcaaattaggttgcctATTGTGTGGCTTCCAAACTCCTCCTccccttaatgtaaaatatatcgtttaTGATTGGTTACAAGTTACTATACTCGGTGCTTTGAACGCCGAGTcgtttatgattggttattcgcaagtaggttttagagttcggcattctgacgggcaaatcactttcataatcaagacatatatttgttttgaatacttgtgtccctatactctggtgtcgattcggcgtgcttatcaGGGCCGGTCCAGAGATTTTTTAGGCCCGGGGCGACGTAAAAAGAAGTGCCCTAACTTtatgtaagaaaattatttattttcacacataagatatcgaaaaaattatacttagaaaaacacttcaaactcaataatttagaaacacagaaaaactaatttattttgtattgagagagggaaacaaaaaaacttcgggtttacaagtagatagatgatgagttttgttttccatttaaactttgaatgtgtttttgaataaatcgtgaggtgtttttttcttatttactaaccttgtcaatatgggactaaaaaataatgatgttttcgagtctttaattgatatgtattattaatgaatgggcactaaattaaacattttgatgacacgtcatataatttacaaatttggtctacgtattattctttgttgaagattagacttgaattaaaacgaatatttaaaaataacaacccacatagctactagatagtaactaaaaataaattaccaaccaaacaaaaatttgtaaaaattgaaaagaataaacatgcacatagcatttcgaacttaggacctcttgttaattttaaacaacaaaaatcattatttctaattaaacttcttgatcctttaaccaaattttctaaatttatactcttataaaaagaaatttgtaaaaaaaaggaaagtaaataagtacacatggtgttttgaacccaagacctccttattattttcaaatgacaaaccaccacttctagttaaatttctatgtctttgaatcaaattttataaatttatactcttataaaaacatatataaacataccgccctaataattttggtgcccctaatttttttgggccctggacGGTCGCCCCTcctgcactgggcctgggccggccctggtgcttatactcttacgaatataatcacagTGAGCGAATCCGGcgtcgacgatttgtgaactttgcagaactagtagctttgtcttcaagctctagaacctgaaggccgaggcgtgttccttcctcggctgcagtggcaagatcgagaagtcagccgcgcacccaacgcaacatcaacaaattttactcctcggccgagctcagccgacgagttggcacgccccgcatacaaccgaaggacgtagttagcttactaattattcggcctgcgcgccacgtaggcttggtagtatTTAGGGTCAACGCTCTTATAATAAATACACACAACACACCACCCTCACTTTTGCTTAATTAAGCTAAATGTGATTTGAGCATGGTTAATGTGTATCTAAATGATTACACGATCATTAATAAGACATCAAAGTTAAACGGATGAGATCGAAAATCACGGTCCTAAATTACCATATAGTCCTTTTACGTTCCAAGGACGAGTTGAAATCTCACATGCTCTCTCAGTAAATGATCACAACATGTAGCAGAGCTCTGAATTCAATTTTTGAAAAACCCCGCATGCTACATTTTAATTTTGTCATGTGTTGCTTAAGTAGTAAAGTGTCAATTTTACATTTATATTTACTAAAATTTTCTTACAAAGTGAACCCACTGAGaaaggtaaatttttttttgtaaatggtTGCTAAATAATACACTAACAAATTAGAGGGCTAGGATTGAACAGCTCAAATAAGACATCAAAATTGAAGGGCCGAGATCAAGAATCCACAAAAATATCGCAAGCTCCCTTTTCCTTGCTTCCAAGGTCTTCGGGGTACCAATCACATGGATGCTGGAACACACTAAGACTACATGCCCATCAACCTTATCCCCAcgattctcttctctctctttctggaGGCCCACGTGTTCACTTTTTGGGAACGCACACTCCACTGATAACAAATTGAAGGTTTTCTGTTTCACTTTTCTGTATCGaccaacttttttatttttttattaaataaaaaacattaattaaattttatggtGAATCCCTTTCTCGTAAGGGATTGGCACATTGAAGAAAGGTTGCCTTATACCTGTACGGACGGGTTTGCGGTCCCAGATAAAACTAATAACCACCAGAGAAGTCCACAAGCTTTCCGTGGGGATTACAGGTGGGTCCCATCCTAAGGCCTTCATGTTTCAGCGCGCCGCATAGCATTAGCATAGGGGGCTGTAATGATCGCTCTGTCTCTGACCCCCTGTGCCAACCCACAAAATCAAccgatcaattttttttaaatttttttttaaagatattgCTGACGTTTCATTTTCCATGGTGACCAACTCCCTTTGCCATTTCTATGAATGACTGTATACTTGTGCCTTGTCATTAGGATTCCAATCTtgtgatatatatttttttatttgtgagtgagatgtcttaggttcgaatctcgtggatgacaaattcgatatcaaattaggttgcctATTGTGTGGCTTCCAAACTCcctctccccttagtgtaaaatatatcgttgtactaaaaaaaaaaaaaaaaaagacttgtgCCTTGTATTTGGTTACTGGTGTTGTTACGGAGACTAATTATTTAGGCCAaagtttgtaaaatattttttatgcattttttcCTGTGTTTGCACGCGTTTAGTTATTTTCTCCATCACCGTAACCTAGGAATGTTTTTGGCTAGCCAACAAATGTGTTCAAGAGTTAAATGTAGAGTTGATATAACTCGACGACCTGATTGATGTTTGGCAATACACTTGTATACACATCTATGACTTGACGAACAAGAAATGCAAACAAGGCGATTAATTTGGATATTGatggttaaaatgttcataagagaaaataaaaagggcCAATATTAGTGATTACATCCATTTATctttgtttgggcccaaaaatattTCTCCAAGTCTtgatcgagaaggattttcgaatccttatcgGCAGAGGTCATCTCGGCGAAacgaggtgttacaagttactataCTCGGTGCTTTGAACGCCGAGTcgtttatgattggttattcgCAAGTAGGTTTtaaagttcggcattctgacgggcgaaccactttcacaatcaagacatatatttgttttgaatacttgtgtccctatactttggtgtcgattcggcgtgcttatacttttacgaatataatcacggTGACTGAATCCGGcatcgacgatttgtgaacttcgcagaactagtagctttgtcttcaagctctagaacctgaagacaataacaccatccCAACAtcatatgtcatttctcatgcatagaaatgagagggaaaaataaaattgaggataAGAATTAGCGAGAAAAAATAGAGTGAAAGTTttgcttatttatttatttttagttttttaatcatttttaagagtgaaatgacttgactatcctcacatgttgtgcacatggtctcacttaacggaaatatggatggaatatatgaaaaactaacggtagggggcaaatcggctaaaagtccttaattttccaatagcaAAGTTCAGAGGGAAATCAAAAGTTAGGTGAAAGTTCAGAGAGtaaatcgacagtttactcaaAATTTAATAATGTTCTCCCTTTGAAAAATAATTGTTGCCGGTCCTTTTGTAATTGCACTGGAACATACTAGCAGCTAGCCACCCGCCATATCCCAATCCATCCCAACATCACTTTTCACTACTAGTCAACTTTCCAAAAGACCAACTCTACGCAACATTTTTGTACGGTTCAACGGTTATCAAATGCCAAAAGACGAGAAAAATTAATATCGCCTTGCATAACTCGATGACatataagaataattaaaatctAGATGCTGGAGAAACAATAGCGAATATgagcaaaaccaaattaaaagacCCGTTTGGTAactatttgatttttaatttgtaatttttttttcgtgcTTGAGATAGATAGATAGCCGAAATGCATaaaaatttcttttgttttatatttattgaAGCCAACAAGTAACCACTGCTCTTCTAGTTAAAACTCAACAAGGTCAAAAAGTTACAACTTATCTCAACCAACTGGGGATATTATAAGGGGTTTGCTATTCGCATagtctttttactttttactcactcctgttaatttttgttcattaatcttcttcaattcattccaaAAAATTAAGATGAGTGTATGAGAGAAAAAATGTGAAATCCCGTCTCCGAATTCCATTATTTATTTACGTATTTAGTATTTACGcaatttttatctttttatctATGTTTGCTGGTTATTGATTAGAGTTTAGTATATATAACATGATTTTGGACACGTCTTGTCCAACATGTATAGTTTTGTGCGTTTGTGTCGTCGAATTAAGATGTAGGATAATAGATACGTGTCTAAAATCCTACGTATCGAATGTGAAGATGTTTTTCTCATTGGGTGTGAACTAGAGGTAAGGCGAACAATGCATGCGTCTTAGCTCTCACTTAAATTAGACCTCATACCTTTCATCATTTATCGTATTGTTGATAAAAAAGAAGAGGGCACAAAAATATCTCATTCTCATAAAttcaaagaaaactaatgaaaaatgcttgaaaactttgagttttaacgataaggacaaaataaagggtaaagtgaatagtactaggtttgactttttagtgtaaaaatatgatttttcattaaagtgaacagtattgcgggtttttcgttaaaactccctaaattcAATGTGACGTGCCTTATATTCATATCGttgtgggaaaaaaaaatcatattaagGTACTAAAGTATATGCAGGCCTCATTTTATTACCGCGTTAGACCTCAATTTACATTGGAATGATTTTGATGTGGAGAAATAATTCAACCTCGATAAAATAtcttttatgtatttattttttattatggaCCCTACCCGCCCCGCCCCATTttgtatataaaataatatggaCCCGTCTCGAACCACTATTAGACTAGACTTTGTAATGCTTAGAATTTCTCAAGAAACATGTATGTTTAGTAATCCACGGAAATCACAATGAAAATAAGGAGTAATGTGGCACGGTAACAACGAAGTTGAAAAGGGAATGGGGCCCACACAAAAATGGAAATTGATATGCTGATACGGGGTTTGAAGGAGCTAGCGGGTATTTTTTTATGGCCGTAGGATCTCAAATAACAACTAATCTGTCTGTCATGCTTTAATGGGGTGGatagatttttaattttcacgtACTCTTCCTTAATTTCAGCCGTCTGatcaaaataatttgaaaaagaaatgaGCAAAGAGTAGGGGAAGGGCACCATCAActgtaaaatatatttttcggTAAATTCAAAGGTCACATCATTTCCTCCTCTCTCACAGCTACCCAACGCAGAAAAAGAACATGAGTGCATTTCGACAGTTCTTCAAGCGGCTGACTGGAGGCAAAGCAGGAGGTACCTCCGCTGCCGCCGTTGAACCAAAGGTGAAGGTGGAATTCGATGTTTCTTCGTCCCACCCCAGACATGTGATCAAATTTTTCATCCATCCAGAGGACGAAGAGAGTGTCAAGAAGATGATTGCTGCCAAGCCCTCTGGGATTATGGCTTGGCTTTCCAGTATCAACCTCCTAGCCGGCAGTGCGGATCTGTTGTGGAAGTCCGGAAAAACACTGTTAAAGGCGAAGGAGAGTAGCTTGAAGGAAGCCTTAAAGGGCGAAGGCTGTTGTTTCGGCCAGCAGAGTCAGGAGCAGCTCGCTTCGCTGGTTGACCAGTCGTTTGTGAACACCGCACGTCTTGCGTACCTGGAGCAGGTTGCAGAACATTACGCAAAATATGGAGTCACAAAGGGGTCTCCTCCTTCTCCTGTCCGTCCTCTACCACCGTCGAAGCAGGAGGCAAATGGCAACAACAACGGGAAAGGCAATGGCAACGGGAAGGGGAAGGGGCAAGGGCAAGGGAAAGGCGAGGGCGACGGCAATGGCAACGGTAAAGGCAACGGCAACGGAAATGGGAACGGGAGCGGGAACGGAGGACCACCAGCCCTCCCTGAAAATGACACCCTGCCGGAACCATTCGAGTTGCCATTTTAAAAGGTAAACTCGGGACTCTCAAATGTCAAtgagtaaaaaaattaattatggcattcttctttcttctgttTGCAGATTAGGGTTTGTTTAGAGGTCGTTTTgggatttatttttttctgaaagTCTTTTTAGAGGAGGAAGGTTGCATATATTCACAATCTGGGGGGCGTGTTTTAACCCTCTTGATTTTTCGTTTGGATTTGATTCAATTCGTGAATTTGCCAATTatgtttgtttttgtgtgattAGAAAATGGAAAGACATTGTTGTTGGGaaataaaaattcatgaaagcagtttttataatttttgtgtGGTAGTAAATTGGTAATGAAGGCATTGCATTGACATTTTATTGTTCAATCGTATGCAGGATCATTTGGTGGAAGAGCAGAATGATGTGAATAAGATTTTGAACATTCAGGCTAAGAAAGGAACAAAAGAGTATTTTGATAGTTTCTTTTAGTGAACGAGGCAGATTTTGTCAGTAGGTTTTGTTGCTCGATGAATTTGGATTGTAAAAATTGGAATGCTTTTTAGCTGGTTAACCAACATATGAAACCTCCATCTTCGTTTGTGGGTATTTTGAACAAAGACTGTCTTCCATGTCCTCTTTAGGTGGGGGGATTTTTTTGTATAGGGATTTGGGATGACGCTGGTGACCTTTGTGGTGGTGTCTGTTCGTATCCTGCTTCTCTTTAGTTATGTTTCTGGGTGTGCTGGGCACCCCTCTGTTTGTTTCTTGGCCTTGGGCCTTGTTGGTTCTATGAAATGCTTCTCCAACTAACATATGAAACCTATCCTATCCTAGGCTCCTTAATCCTTGCTAAGCTAAAGCTAAAAAGAAACCCACTATATAGAATGTGAATAAAACCCGAGTTCCTTCAACTCATCGTCAAATCCTCCTCGTTTGCTTTTGAGCCCTTAATATTTACTCATCACCATGGGCAATTCCATCTCCCACAGGCAATCCCATGCCCATGCCCACCGGACAAGCTCTGTGCATTAGTTCAATAAGCCCCTCACCGTTGCTGAGCAAGTCATCGTGGAATTCGGGTCTGCTGTCTCCCAATAAAGGGCAACCCCGGCCCATTGCCTGCAGACGACACGGAAAAGGTTTACTTAATGTTGCCAATTGAGCGAGGGAAACCAGTGTTGTACATCGTCATCCTAAGAAATCCGTGGTGTTCATTTTACGTGCAAATTTGGTTTTACAATCGATTTCGCCAAGGTTTTCACCTTTGTTTGCTAGAATATGCCTGGCAAGTGATCCCGGGCAAGCTTTCGTGTTGCCAAACAAGGACAAGGAATATTTTCATTACATTAGATTGGCGACTGGAGATTTAAGGAATTAATAGGGAGAGAGATGATGAGGGAGCTTTCATATAGTTTTGACAATCTAGCTGAAAATACAAGAAACTTGTGGAAACTTGTGGAAACTGAATGGTGTGCCATATAAGGCGGTTGTGATGCCAaaagaatttgaattgaagtTGCCATGGAGAATCGCCGGTGAATCTTCCATGGGGTTTGAGGTGGAAGAGAACCGCTGGGTGTGGAAAGAGATTTCagttttgtttatttcttttttcagttttaatcaaagggtgaattaggaattttaagaaaatattttttgtattgggtgtagaaagaggttgAATGGATtccaataaaatttcccttagtTTTATCTCAGACtgatggtaattatgcaataggataaaaataataattaatatttaaaatttaagttgggggTAGAAAGAAGTtacatgagtttaaataaaatttctcattctaATTTCGAATGACCCTCGTGGCTTTTGGTTGAATGAGTTTTGTAATGAAGTAGATTatggaaaaaaatggaaattacTGTCATCAGTGTTTTTgtgaattaatttaatatttatgcCTTGAATAGATTTGTGGCCAATAAATTAGATTTAGAATTCATTCTTTGATTCCGTAATGTTCTCCTTAATTACTACATGGAACTTGCCCGGGATTCTGGAGGCAGACGAAATGAATTTCAGAAGTGACATGATATGAGATGCATCACAGGAATGTTTCTGGTGTATTGAAGCTAAGCTCTAAACAGTCCGAAATAGAATAATCTACTCAAGCTAAGCTCTAAACAGTCCGAAATagaataaaagataaaataaatcttTGATTCGAGCGGTAAATGTAACAGAAAAAGGGACAAATCTTGGCAGATGGCGCTGCTGCTACGGTTGATGAAGTAACCCATGCCACACTCCTAAGAAAAGCTCCAACTACCTTTAACAGAAGCCGAGTTGAGTAGCTTCTCACTCGCTCATCTTTCAAATGGCATCAATAAACCGGATGTCAAAAGAAGGGGGATTAATCTGCCACACATTTATGTTTGCGTATTCCTCCAAACATTGTTTCAGTTGGGCTTCACTGTATCCCTGTTCCAAAGCAACCATTCCACATGGCTTGAGACAAAATAGGTAGAATTTCGGACAGGATCATCACGTATTTTCACTTTTGAGATATATTTTGAATTTCTGCTACTCTGATTTATATAGCTATATTCTTATCACTTCCAAGTTTTGTACTAGTTGTTTGACATGATAAGCAGTGCAGTTCTCTGACCATCGATCACAAGATGCTTTGCAAAAACTAACCTTCCTGAAATCAGTACTGCTGAGCCTTCCAAGGTAAAAGTGCTGCAAAATTTACCGAATAACTGATGGCTCAAGTGGACTGAAACCAAGAGCCGGTGATACTTTATTCTGGTGAAAATAGACAACATGCCTAGCCATCTCAACATCACTATCCCTATCTGCTCGATCCAGGATTAACCATCAAAGATCAAATCTCGACAAAAGGGCCAGTTGAAGATTAATGTTTTCAGCAGGAGTTCTACGCAGGTTATTTCTCCCCCTTTAAGAATATAGCAACCATAGTAAGAGTTCGCATAGATTTTACACGAAGAAAGTTAGCTTCCAGGTTCCAGCAGTTAAAAAGGTACCACGTAACTAGAGCAATATGATTTAGAAGAGAAGCAACAAAGAGTAATGCCCCAAATGAACCAGATTAAAAAGAAGTAGAAAGATTTGTACCGTGCTGGATTAGCTGCAGCAAGGACAGGAGTTCGTGCACTCAAAGACGAAGTGATCCCAGCCTTGGCAATGCTGACAGTCTGCTGCTCCATAACTTCATGCACGGCTGCATGATCTAATTCATCCGTCTTATCAAGTTCATCAGTAGCACATATTCCCATATCCGCTAGCACCTGAAATGAGTTAATACTTCCGTAGTTCAACACCCAGAATCACTAGAAGAATAGTCATATACAAAGCCTAATAGAGAACTATGGGGGATCTGATTTAATTAGGGATTCTAAATTGAACTGGTTATGCATTGACTCCGCAAAACTAGCTAGGTTCTACTTCCCCTCTTCATTTTCTAGCTATTGCTTCTGCATCAAAGGCGCACATTTGGTGTGATGCAATGAAAGTTTAACAATAAGAAATCTTGAGTATTATGCATATATTCGACAAGTATTTACTGTTTTGTATAAGTATGGATGAaaaaataatatacatataaccGAAAGGAGCATATGTATCTCACCAATGCTCCTCCTTCCAGGACCAATCCATTTGTGACGGGATTCTTCTGAACAGCAGCAGTTACTTTTAGATACATTAATTACTTCCTTTTCCAGTTGTGTAAACTCCCCTAGGTCCTACATTAATTATGTGTTTGAGAAGCTGGCTCTTTCACTTCACTATAGAGGATACATCTAAATGATATCCATATCTTATGAATGCCGAATTCTCATAATGGTAAGCAAAATTCAGTTTGACAACATACATAATTGAGTAAGGTGGTACCTGGTTACGTTGAGAGCTTAACTTCATTCCATCGTTTAGTTTCCTGTGAGGGGCACCCACTAGGAGCAGAAGCAGAGCCTTCTTGATATCTTCACGCCCATGTATTTCAGGTGCCAGAGATCAACCAGGCTTTTCATATATGCTACCATCCTCAGCCAAACGTGCAACTTGTTCTTCCTCATCTCCTATAAGTTCATAACTGCGGCATAACACAAGTTAGTACACGGCACCCATCATCACCTAAGAATTGAAGAGGTTTTTCAAAGTAGGTAAAGGAACGATAAGTTTAGCAAAAACTGCCCTACAAGCACCAGATAAACTCTATGttaagagttgaaaagatgGGAGCAATATATAGTTAAAATTTTGTATGAATTAATGAATCAACAAAAGTGGATTTGAAGAAACTAGCACAAGTATAGACCCAGTGCCATTGGATCAATAATACTccaaagagggagagaaagagatggtTTGAAATATGTTGAAAATGTATGGGTTTGTAGCTGGCAATAAAATGTAAATATGCTCTTATGTAAATTTCACTGGAATacatatgaaaaaataaaactagTGAATTAAGAATGAACACA
Protein-coding regions in this window:
- the LOC126589589 gene encoding uncharacterized protein LOC126589589, which gives rise to MSAFRQFFKRLTGGKAGGTSAAAVEPKVKVEFDVSSSHPRHVIKFFIHPEDEESVKKMIAAKPSGIMAWLSSINLLAGSADLLWKSGKTLLKAKESSLKEALKGEGCCFGQQSQEQLASLVDQSFVNTARLAYLEQVAEHYAKYGVTKGSPPSPVRPLPPSKQEANGNNNGKGNGNGKGKGQGQGKGEGDGNGNGKGNGNGNGNGSGNGGPPALPENDTLPEPFELPF